In Gloeocapsa sp. PCC 73106, the following are encoded in one genomic region:
- a CDS encoding type II toxin-antitoxin system HicB family antitoxin, which produces MKKRYIYWQEEDMWIGYFEEYPDYWTQGETEEELQENLIEIYRELTGGTIPNVRRLAELEIS; this is translated from the coding sequence ATGAAAAAAAGATATATTTATTGGCAGGAAGAAGATATGTGGATAGGGTATTTCGAAGAGTATCCTGACTACTGGACTCAGGGCGAAACCGAAGAAGAACTACAAGAAAACTTAATCGAGATCTACAGAGAATTAACCGGGGGAACAATTCCAAATGTTCGTAGGTTAGCTGAACTTGAGATATCGTGA
- a CDS encoding RNA polymerase sigma factor, RpoD/SigA family: MNISNHSNEFQENLIEISFSQLEPEIESTKSWSSSKSKLDDTIGTFFQEMARYPLLNPEEELTLAYQIKFLIKVEEQTQQLERELRRSPTKAELVTALALNSVGQLDNLLYQGRVAKRKMIRSNLRLVVSIAKRYLNRGVPFLDLIQEGAVGLNRATEKFDPNKGYKFSTYAYWWIRQAITRTIANDARTIRLPIHIVEKLNKLKKAQRVLKQQLHRNPKEEEIATEMEISPLQLRYLLELKRQSLSLNHRIGKGEDTELVDLLQDTEIQLPEDKISETMMRQEISEVLAEVLTERERDVISLRYGLTTDQAYTLDEVGGMFNLSRERVRQIQTKAMRKLRRPQVARRLKGWL, from the coding sequence ATGAACATATCCAATCACTCCAATGAATTTCAGGAAAACTTAATTGAAATTTCCTTTTCTCAATTAGAACCTGAGATTGAATCTACCAAATCATGGTCATCGTCAAAGTCTAAATTAGACGACACTATTGGTACGTTTTTTCAAGAAATGGCCCGTTATCCTCTACTAAATCCCGAGGAAGAACTGACTCTAGCGTACCAAATCAAATTTTTAATAAAGGTAGAAGAGCAAACTCAGCAATTAGAAAGAGAATTAAGGCGATCGCCCACTAAAGCGGAATTAGTTACTGCTTTGGCTTTAAATAGCGTCGGACAATTAGATAATCTGCTTTATCAGGGACGTGTCGCTAAACGCAAAATGATCCGCTCGAATCTAAGATTAGTCGTCTCTATTGCTAAACGCTATTTAAATCGTGGTGTCCCCTTTTTAGATTTAATTCAAGAAGGTGCTGTAGGATTAAATCGAGCTACAGAAAAATTTGACCCCAATAAGGGTTATAAATTCTCTACTTACGCTTACTGGTGGATTCGCCAAGCGATTACTAGAACTATTGCTAACGATGCTCGTACCATCCGTCTTCCTATTCATATTGTCGAAAAACTAAATAAACTCAAAAAAGCTCAACGGGTACTTAAGCAACAACTACACCGCAACCCTAAAGAAGAAGAAATCGCCACAGAAATGGAAATTTCTCCCCTCCAGTTGCGTTATCTGTTGGAATTAAAGCGCCAGTCTCTATCTCTTAATCATCGCATCGGGAAAGGAGAAGATACCGAGTTAGTTGATCTGCTTCAAGATACAGAAATCCAGTTACCCGAAGATAAAATCAGCGAGACCATGATGCGTCAGGAAATCTCTGAGGTACTAGCAGAGGTTTTGACCGAGCGAGAGCGAGATGTAATTTCATTGCGTTATGGATTGACTACAGACCAAGCTTACACTTTAGATGAGGTTGGAGGTATGTTTAATCTCTCACGAGAAAGAGTACGCCAAATTCAAACCAAAGCGATGCGTAAGCTACGTCGTCCACAGGTTGCTCGTCGTCTCAAGGGTTGGCTATAG
- a CDS encoding Uma2 family endonuclease, translated as MISIQLPSAIALVVTPTQFEMLVTVNRDLKLERTSTGELIVNPPTGGESGKRNFNLIGQLARWCEAYADLGEGFDSSTGFQLPDGAILSPDASWIRRDRWEVLTPAEKKGFIPLAPDFVVELRSESDSLPKLQAKMQQYLDNGTRLGWLIDPQNQTVAIYRPHKDVEVLQNPQMLSGEDVLPGFSLSLAKIWLK; from the coding sequence ATGATTTCAATTCAATTACCCAGTGCGATCGCTCTTGTTGTTACTCCAACGCAATTTGAGATGTTAGTAACAGTTAATCGGGATTTAAAACTAGAACGCACATCCACAGGAGAATTAATCGTGAATCCCCCCACAGGAGGAGAATCTGGAAAAAGAAATTTCAATCTAATTGGTCAACTAGCACGCTGGTGCGAAGCATACGCTGATTTAGGCGAGGGTTTTGACTCTTCCACTGGTTTTCAACTTCCTGATGGTGCGATTCTCTCTCCAGATGCTTCCTGGATTAGACGCGATCGTTGGGAAGTTCTTACCCCTGCTGAGAAAAAGGGATTTATTCCCCTTGCTCCCGATTTTGTGGTGGAATTGCGTTCTGAATCTGACAGTTTACCCAAACTACAAGCTAAGATGCAGCAATACCTCGATAATGGTACTAGATTGGGATGGCTAATTGACCCTCAAAATCAAACAGTAGCCATTTATCGTCCCCATAAAGATGTAGAAGTTCTGCAAAACCCTCAGATGCTCTCAGGAGAAGATGTCCTACCAGGATTTAGCTTGAGTCTTGCGAAAATATGGTTAAAATAA
- a CDS encoding photosystem I reaction centre subunit III: protein MRRFFALLLALMLCFNFTLSASADESVAGLVPCSESAAYQQKAKNFRNTTNDPMSGQKRAERYAQALCGPEGYPHLIVDGRLSHAGDFLIPSILFLYITGWIGWVGRAYLIAISTDKNPEAKEVVIDVPLAIAKMLSGFAWPVLAFKELVSGQLTVPDNQISVSPR, encoded by the coding sequence ATGAGACGGTTTTTTGCTTTACTTCTAGCTTTGATGCTTTGCTTCAATTTTACTCTTTCAGCTTCAGCCGATGAATCAGTAGCGGGTTTGGTTCCCTGTAGCGAGTCCGCCGCTTATCAACAAAAGGCTAAAAACTTTCGCAATACCACCAACGACCCTATGTCAGGTCAAAAACGTGCTGAACGTTACGCTCAAGCCCTCTGTGGACCAGAAGGCTACCCCCATCTGATTGTAGATGGTCGTTTGAGCCACGCGGGAGATTTTCTGATCCCTAGTATTCTATTCCTGTATATCACCGGTTGGATCGGTTGGGTAGGTCGTGCTTATTTAATAGCGATTAGCACCGATAAAAATCCTGAAGCTAAAGAAGTCGTTATCGATGTACCCCTAGCTATTGCTAAAATGCTATCGGGTTTTGCTTGGCCTGTATTAGCTTTTAAAGAATTGGTGTCGGGTCAATTAACCGTTCCCGATAACCAAATATCCGTTTCACCTCGTTAA
- the ltrA gene encoding group II intron reverse transcriptase/maturase, whose protein sequence is MNVKYDTKNWNEIDWKTVEIAVFKLQKRIFRASQEGNVKRIHSLQKLLSTSYYGKLWAIRKVTQDNQGKKTAGVDGVKSLNPRERLEMVEKIKLEGKSKPTRRVWIPKPNGEKRPLEIPTIYERVKQCLVKLALEPEWESRFEVNSYGFRPGRSCHDAIEAIFNQIRYMPKYVLDADISKCFDKIDQRKLIVKINTYPQLRRQLKAWLKSGVIDEKSWYPTNEGTPQGGVVSPLLANIALHGMETEVKKYARTLKGNKRDNESSVSLIRYADDFVIIHKSLEVVLKCKEIIENWLKNIGLELKPSKTKISHTLIECEGNIGFDFLGFTIRQFSVGKHQSGKNSKREKLGFKTIIKPSKQKIKTHIKKLGEVIRAHKSIPQIALIKKLNPIIKGWSNYYSSVCSKEEFSYCDHILYQQLKRWAKRRHPKKSKTWAANKYWHIEGKRKWAFGVRNKESKNFFGLIEHNKTPIVEHVKVKSDASPFNGELTYWSSRRGKHPEVSTRVATLLKRQKGKCAHCGLIFRDEDLIEVDHITPKHKGGKNKYENLQLLHRYCHDIKTTMELKTCTDDNGFIREEPCEVKVSSTVLKTSRMGDRSA, encoded by the coding sequence ATGAACGTAAAGTACGATACAAAGAATTGGAACGAAATCGACTGGAAAACAGTTGAAATCGCCGTCTTTAAACTCCAAAAGCGAATATTTCGAGCAAGTCAGGAAGGCAATGTCAAGCGGATCCACAGCTTACAAAAGCTACTCAGTACCTCGTATTACGGAAAGCTATGGGCAATTCGTAAGGTAACGCAAGACAACCAAGGAAAGAAAACGGCAGGGGTAGATGGAGTTAAATCCCTTAATCCCAGAGAACGTCTTGAAATGGTTGAGAAAATCAAACTAGAAGGTAAAAGTAAACCAACCCGTAGGGTATGGATACCCAAACCTAATGGGGAGAAACGACCCTTGGAGATACCTACCATATACGAACGTGTAAAACAATGCTTAGTAAAGTTAGCTCTTGAACCCGAATGGGAATCACGTTTTGAGGTAAATAGTTACGGATTTCGACCTGGAAGAAGCTGTCACGACGCAATTGAGGCAATATTCAATCAAATTAGATATATGCCTAAATATGTATTAGACGCTGACATATCCAAATGTTTTGACAAGATAGACCAAAGGAAACTAATAGTCAAAATCAATACATACCCACAACTTAGAAGGCAACTAAAAGCCTGGTTAAAGAGCGGTGTGATTGACGAAAAGAGCTGGTATCCAACCAATGAAGGCACACCACAGGGGGGAGTGGTGTCTCCATTATTAGCAAATATAGCGCTTCATGGGATGGAAACAGAGGTTAAGAAATACGCTAGAACGTTAAAAGGGAACAAAAGAGATAACGAAAGCTCAGTAAGTCTAATCAGATATGCTGACGATTTCGTAATAATTCATAAATCCCTAGAAGTGGTTCTAAAGTGTAAAGAGATAATCGAAAATTGGCTAAAGAACATTGGTCTAGAACTCAAACCTAGCAAAACCAAAATATCTCACACGCTAATAGAGTGCGAAGGGAACATAGGCTTTGATTTCCTAGGGTTCACCATCAGACAGTTTTCAGTAGGAAAACATCAAAGTGGAAAGAATTCTAAAAGAGAGAAACTAGGGTTCAAAACAATCATAAAACCCTCAAAACAGAAAATCAAGACGCACATCAAGAAACTCGGCGAAGTAATAAGAGCTCATAAGTCAATACCACAAATAGCCTTAATCAAGAAATTAAATCCAATAATTAAAGGGTGGTCAAACTACTATAGCTCGGTCTGCAGTAAGGAAGAATTTTCATATTGTGACCACATACTTTATCAACAACTTAAAAGATGGGCAAAAAGACGACATCCCAAGAAGTCAAAAACATGGGCAGCTAACAAATACTGGCATATTGAAGGTAAAAGAAAATGGGCTTTTGGAGTCAGAAACAAAGAGAGTAAAAACTTCTTTGGGCTTATCGAGCACAATAAAACACCTATCGTGGAACACGTAAAAGTTAAAAGTGATGCAAGCCCATTTAATGGGGAGCTCACCTATTGGAGTAGTCGAAGGGGTAAACACCCAGAAGTCTCAACTAGAGTGGCAACACTTCTTAAAAGACAAAAAGGAAAATGTGCCCATTGTGGATTAATATTTCGAGATGAAGATTTGATAGAAGTAGACCATATTACCCCCAAACACAAAGGTGGCAAAAACAAATATGAGAACCTTCAACTACTTCATAGGTATTGTCATGACATTAAGACAACAATGGAATTAAAGACTTGTACCGATGACAACGGATTTATTAGAGAGGAGCCGTGTGAGGTGAAAGTCTCAAGCACGGTTCTGAAGACAAGTCGAATGGGTGACCGTTCGGCTTAG
- the psaJ gene encoding photosystem I reaction center subunit IX, with translation MKDFTAFLSTAPVLIAALLTFTAGMLIEFNRFYPDLLFHPLQ, from the coding sequence ATGAAAGATTTTACCGCTTTTTTATCCACCGCACCGGTTCTGATTGCCGCGCTGTTGACTTTCACCGCAGGTATGTTAATTGAATTCAACCGTTTTTATCCTGACCTACTTTTTCATCCTCTGCAATAA
- a CDS encoding type II toxin-antitoxin system HicA family toxin, whose product MIRKLEDMGCVFIRHGGKHDWYQNPKTKISQPIPRHREIKEQLSKHIIKMLS is encoded by the coding sequence TTGATCAGAAAACTGGAAGATATGGGATGTGTCTTCATTCGTCACGGTGGTAAACACGATTGGTATCAAAACCCAAAGACGAAAATTTCTCAACCTATTCCTAGACATCGAGAGATTAAAGAGCAACTTTCCAAACACATTATTAAAATGCTCAGTTAA
- the truB gene encoding tRNA pseudouridine(55) synthase TruB — MATGVLPIAVGKATRLLPFLPSDKAYRARVRLGQRTTTDDLEGEIITSQDASGVSLTQVESRLPQFLGVIQQVPPAYSAISVGGKRLYELARMGKAVEVPVRSVSVQQIEIIGWYQGEFPEVELAIACGPGTYIRAIARDLGDSLGVGATLAALTRTSSCGFSLKDSLTLTQIESELNLIPPLVALKHLETITLTPELAQRWCQGQKIPIISPTPTTEEPLLVIAAASQDFLGLGNLIFSDNQCLLVPKLVM; from the coding sequence TTGGCTACTGGTGTATTACCGATTGCAGTAGGAAAAGCTACGCGTTTATTACCGTTTTTACCCAGTGATAAAGCCTATCGCGCTAGGGTCAGATTGGGACAACGCACCACCACCGATGATTTAGAAGGGGAAATTATTACCAGTCAAGACGCGAGTGGGGTTAGTTTAACTCAAGTTGAATCGCGTTTACCTCAGTTTTTGGGAGTCATTCAACAAGTACCCCCCGCTTATAGCGCTATTTCCGTAGGGGGTAAACGACTCTACGAACTAGCTAGAATGGGTAAAGCCGTAGAAGTACCCGTTAGAAGCGTATCAGTGCAACAAATAGAGATAATCGGTTGGTATCAGGGAGAATTTCCTGAAGTAGAACTAGCGATCGCCTGTGGGCCCGGGACCTATATTAGAGCGATCGCGCGAGACCTCGGGGATAGTCTGGGGGTGGGTGCTACCTTAGCCGCTTTGACGCGCACTAGTAGCTGTGGGTTTTCCCTAAAAGACAGTTTAACCCTTACTCAGATAGAAAGCGAGTTAAATCTGATTCCACCTCTGGTAGCCTTAAAACATTTAGAGACTATTACCCTTACACCAGAATTAGCTCAACGTTGGTGTCAAGGACAAAAAATTCCCATTATCTCCCCTACCCCAACAACAGAAGAACCGTTATTAGTAATTGCCGCAGCAAGTCAAGATTTTTTAGGTCTTGGTAACTTAATATTCAGTGACAACCAATGCTTATTAGTTCCTAAATTAGTTATGTAG
- the tsaD gene encoding tRNA (adenosine(37)-N6)-threonylcarbamoyltransferase complex transferase subunit TsaD: MATILAVETSCDETAVAIVKNRYICSNVVASQISLHGAYGGVVPEIASREHLVTINPLITQALTEADISWSEIDAIAATAAPGLVGALLIGVTAAKTLAIVKAKPFLGVHHLEGHIYASYLSEPQLKPPFLCLLVSGGHTSLILVKDCGQYESVGTTRDDAAGEAFDKVARLLKLGYPGGPIIDRLAKTGNAAAFSLPEGKISLPGGGYHPYDCSFSGLKTAVMRLVDKLDPDALPVEDLAASFQRTVARTLTHKTINCALDYRIENIVIGGGVAANSGLRAHLQEAAAKEGLRVYFPPLKLCTDNAAMIACAAADHFARGHRSSLALGVQSRLAITEVMKLYRN, from the coding sequence ATGGCAACGATTTTAGCAGTAGAAACGAGTTGTGATGAAACTGCTGTGGCAATTGTAAAAAATCGTTATATTTGTAGTAACGTAGTGGCGTCACAAATTTCTCTACACGGTGCTTACGGCGGTGTAGTACCAGAGATAGCTTCGCGTGAACATCTAGTGACGATTAACCCATTAATTACTCAAGCTTTAACAGAAGCAGACATAAGCTGGTCAGAAATAGACGCGATCGCCGCCACAGCAGCCCCTGGACTAGTGGGTGCCTTACTCATTGGGGTAACTGCAGCCAAAACCCTAGCTATAGTAAAAGCTAAACCCTTTTTAGGGGTACACCATTTAGAGGGTCACATCTACGCCAGTTATCTGAGTGAACCCCAATTAAAACCCCCATTTTTATGTTTGTTGGTTTCAGGAGGACACACCAGTTTAATCTTGGTCAAAGACTGTGGTCAATATGAAAGCGTAGGAACTACTCGAGATGATGCCGCAGGAGAAGCCTTCGATAAGGTAGCCAGATTACTCAAACTGGGTTATCCTGGTGGTCCGATCATCGATCGCCTGGCGAAAACGGGTAATGCAGCAGCCTTTTCTTTACCTGAGGGCAAAATTTCCCTACCAGGAGGTGGCTATCACCCCTACGATTGTAGCTTTAGCGGTTTAAAAACAGCAGTCATGCGCCTAGTAGACAAATTAGACCCCGATGCTCTTCCCGTGGAGGATCTCGCAGCCAGTTTTCAAAGGACCGTGGCGCGTACCCTCACCCACAAGACGATTAACTGTGCTTTGGACTACCGTATCGAAAATATCGTAATTGGGGGTGGAGTGGCGGCTAACAGCGGTTTGAGAGCACATTTACAAGAGGCTGCAGCCAAAGAGGGTTTAAGAGTGTATTTTCCTCCCTTAAAATTATGTACCGATAACGCGGCGATGATCGCCTGTGCTGCCGCTGATCATTTTGCGCGAGGACATCGCTCCTCCTTGGCTTTAGGGGTACAATCTCGTCTAGCGATCACGGAAGTGATGAAACTATATAGAAATTAA
- the priA gene encoding primosomal protein N' yields the protein MITRTLICSEPSSAYLTGSPSPLWLEVLVDCPGVQGLYTYRLPENLEVQPGDIVTVPFGSKLMGGIVIRLRESPPENLEPQQIKEIAGLSARGVFPPNYWRLMEQVAEYYAVELMSVIRLALPPGLLKRSQRRIRLQPEAIPSGFEVFCSASARAILNLLQSQQTGDYSVKYLQRQVRGFERGLTELIKRGWVTSYLEPPKAIAPKLQKAVTKVVETSPSDLTTKQREVLEILGIRGGELWLKELLELTQVTISVVETLAKKGCVVIEARETLRLYRDGKVTPDKIQQLTPPQAEAVRVITELAGYAQVLLHGVTGSGKTEVYLQAIAPLLESGKSALVLVPEIGLTPQLTDRFRARFGERVYVYHSALADGERYDTWRQLLTGEPQVIIGTRSAVFLPLINLALIVLDEEHDSSFKESQRIPTYHARQIAQWRAQLSPCPLVLGSATPASETWYQFQHQQPPQSYYLSLPERIQSRPLPAVEIVDMRQELHRGNRSIFSTTLANTLAELRNNQQQAILFIPRRGHSTFVSCRSCGYVIECPHCDVSLSYHYAQEGATRLLRCHYCNYSSLHPNACPSCDSPYLKFFGSGTQRVYQELSRQLPELRLIRFDSDTTRTKGSHRRLLESFAQGEADVLIGTQMLTKGLDLAQVTLVGVVAADGLLHHSNYRTAEQSFQTLTQVAGRAGRGDQPGRVIIQTYHPEHPVLEAVQTHDYSSFMETELTQRAELNYPPYGSLILILLKGLNQIEVERTAEQIRDNCAQILPPEVEILGPAPAQIMRVASHYRWQILLKFPHSQRHQSLDFQALQQLCPTSVTMSISIDPLNIE from the coding sequence ATGATAACTAGAACACTGATTTGCTCGGAACCCTCATCGGCTTATCTAACTGGCTCACCCTCCCCGTTATGGTTAGAAGTGCTGGTAGACTGTCCCGGTGTACAGGGTTTATATACTTATCGTTTACCAGAAAATCTGGAAGTGCAACCAGGAGATATCGTAACCGTTCCCTTTGGTAGTAAATTAATGGGTGGAATCGTAATTCGTTTGAGAGAGTCACCCCCAGAAAATTTAGAACCTCAACAAATCAAAGAAATCGCCGGTTTAAGCGCTAGAGGTGTGTTTCCTCCAAATTATTGGCGCTTAATGGAGCAAGTGGCGGAGTATTACGCAGTGGAACTAATGAGCGTGATTCGACTAGCCTTACCGCCGGGTTTATTGAAGCGTTCTCAGCGACGTATCCGTTTACAACCAGAAGCGATACCCTCTGGATTTGAAGTTTTTTGTAGTGCTTCAGCTCGAGCTATTTTGAATCTACTGCAAAGTCAGCAGACAGGAGACTACAGCGTTAAATATCTCCAGCGTCAAGTGCGGGGTTTTGAAAGAGGATTGACAGAACTAATTAAAAGAGGGTGGGTAACGAGTTATTTAGAACCACCGAAGGCGATCGCCCCTAAATTACAGAAAGCGGTAACAAAAGTCGTAGAAACCTCTCCCAGTGATTTAACAACCAAGCAAAGGGAAGTATTAGAAATTCTAGGAATCAGAGGAGGAGAACTCTGGTTAAAAGAGTTATTAGAGCTCACCCAAGTCACCATCTCCGTGGTCGAAACCTTAGCCAAAAAAGGTTGTGTCGTAATCGAAGCAAGAGAAACACTGCGCTTATATCGAGATGGGAAAGTCACCCCAGACAAGATACAACAACTAACACCACCACAAGCTGAAGCGGTACGAGTAATTACCGAATTGGCAGGATATGCGCAAGTCTTACTCCACGGTGTGACTGGATCGGGAAAAACAGAAGTATATCTTCAAGCGATCGCCCCCCTACTAGAATCAGGTAAATCAGCTTTAGTACTAGTACCCGAAATCGGCTTAACCCCTCAACTGACCGATCGCTTTCGGGCACGTTTTGGAGAACGAGTTTACGTTTATCATAGCGCGCTAGCTGATGGGGAACGCTACGACACCTGGAGACAGCTACTCACAGGAGAACCTCAGGTAATTATTGGTACTCGTTCCGCCGTATTTTTACCCCTAATTAACCTAGCTTTAATCGTACTGGACGAGGAACACGATTCCAGCTTTAAAGAAAGTCAACGCATTCCCACTTATCACGCGCGTCAGATTGCTCAGTGGCGAGCTCAACTCTCTCCCTGTCCCCTCGTTTTAGGATCAGCCACCCCCGCTAGTGAAACCTGGTATCAGTTTCAGCACCAACAGCCTCCTCAATCATATTACCTATCTCTACCTGAGAGGATACAATCTCGTCCCTTACCTGCAGTAGAAATCGTGGATATGCGCCAAGAACTCCACAGGGGTAATCGCTCCATTTTCAGTACCACTCTCGCTAACACTTTAGCTGAATTAAGAAACAACCAACAACAGGCGATTCTTTTTATTCCCCGGCGCGGTCACAGTACTTTTGTATCTTGCCGTAGTTGTGGATACGTGATTGAATGTCCCCATTGCGATGTTTCCCTTTCCTACCACTACGCTCAAGAAGGAGCAACAAGGTTACTACGATGCCACTACTGTAATTATAGCAGTCTACACCCCAACGCTTGTCCTAGCTGCGATTCCCCCTACTTGAAATTTTTTGGCAGTGGTACCCAAAGAGTTTACCAAGAATTGAGTCGCCAGTTACCCGAGTTACGTTTAATTCGCTTCGATAGCGATACCACGCGCACGAAAGGCTCCCATCGTCGCCTGTTAGAGAGTTTCGCCCAAGGAGAAGCAGACGTATTAATAGGGACTCAAATGCTCACTAAAGGGCTCGATTTAGCTCAGGTAACCCTGGTAGGAGTAGTCGCCGCCGACGGATTACTACACCACTCCAACTATCGTACTGCAGAACAATCCTTTCAAACCCTCACTCAAGTAGCAGGACGCGCGGGACGAGGTGACCAACCCGGTAGAGTAATCATCCAAACCTATCACCCGGAACACCCAGTATTAGAAGCTGTTCAAACTCACGACTATTCCTCTTTTATGGAGACAGAGTTAACACAAAGAGCCGAACTCAATTATCCTCCCTATGGAAGCTTGATTTTAATACTCTTAAAAGGTCTCAATCAGATAGAAGTAGAACGAACCGCAGAGCAAATCAGAGACAATTGCGCTCAGATATTACCCCCAGAAGTAGAAATTCTTGGACCTGCCCCCGCTCAAATTATGCGAGTCGCTAGTCACTATCGCTGGCAAATTCTACTCAAGTTTCCCCATTCTCAACGTCATCAATCTCTTGACTTTCAAGCGTTACAACAACTCTGTCCAACCTCCGTCACCATGTCTATTAGTATCGACCCGTTGAACATAGAATGA
- the cobM gene encoding precorrin-4 C(11)-methyltransferase yields MNKPLSPKVYLIGAGSGDPELLTVKAQKIIAQADVILYADSLVPREILQDVRPDVELIRTANMTLEKIIPLMIDRVNANLSVVRLHSGDLSLYSAITEQIQALIKTQTPFELVPGISAFQAAAAQLGVELTVPDLVQTIILTRISGEASKVPETEELSSLAAHQASLCLYLSARHVESAQEKLLQHYPPDTPVAVCFRVGWSDERIWVVPLTEMAALSDKEKLIRTTLYIISPALSSLNQELDGRSRLYHPEHSHIFRPRV; encoded by the coding sequence ATGAACAAACCTCTTTCTCCCAAAGTTTACCTTATTGGTGCGGGTTCGGGAGATCCAGAATTATTGACCGTCAAAGCTCAAAAAATCATCGCTCAAGCTGATGTAATTCTCTACGCTGATTCTCTGGTACCTCGAGAGATTTTACAGGATGTGCGTCCCGATGTGGAATTAATCCGCACCGCTAATATGACCCTAGAAAAAATTATACCCCTGATGATTGACCGGGTTAATGCTAATCTGAGCGTGGTTCGTCTCCATTCAGGAGATTTAAGCTTATATAGCGCGATTACCGAGCAAATTCAAGCTTTAATTAAAACTCAGACTCCCTTTGAGTTAGTACCAGGAATTAGCGCCTTTCAAGCGGCCGCTGCCCAATTAGGGGTAGAATTGACTGTACCTGACTTAGTACAGACTATTATCCTCACGCGTATCAGTGGAGAAGCTTCAAAAGTACCAGAGACAGAAGAATTATCATCTTTAGCGGCCCATCAAGCTAGTCTCTGCTTATACTTGTCAGCGCGTCACGTGGAATCAGCCCAGGAAAAACTCCTGCAGCACTACCCCCCAGATACTCCCGTCGCCGTCTGCTTTCGCGTGGGTTGGTCAGATGAACGGATTTGGGTTGTTCCTCTAACAGAAATGGCCGCTTTAAGCGATAAAGAAAAGTTAATTCGCACCACCCTCTATATTATTAGCCCAGCTTTATCTAGTTTAAATCAGGAACTAGATGGGCGATCGCGCCTTTATCATCCCGAACACAGCCATATTTTTCGTCCCCGGGTATAG